The Xenopus tropicalis strain Nigerian chromosome 2, UCB_Xtro_10.0, whole genome shotgun sequence genome window below encodes:
- the LOC100489782 gene encoding gastricsin, which yields MKFLILILVCLQLSEGLVRVPLMKSKSIRQNMAEAGVLDKYLQTHKIDLSSRYRGYAVVTESMYFDTYYYGPISIGTPPQNFLVLFDTGSSNLWVPSSYCQSSACTNHNVFKPSQSSTYSSNGQKFTMGYGGGNVASSVTGLFGYDTVSIQGISITNQEFGLTITEPTSNFYYSPFDGILGLAYPGLSVEGAQTVLQGMMQENLLNPSMFSIYLGSQSGEIIFGGVDSNLYTGQIYWAPLSQELYWQVALQEFSINGQATGWCSQGCQAIVDTGTTQLNIPQTYLTKLLPYLGIQTQNGGYYVNCNNLQNLPTLSFTINGVSFPLPPSAYIIQENGYCYANFLNLSLPAQNGQPLWILGDVFLRQYYSVFDYGNNQIGFASLA from the exons ATGAAGTTCTTGATCCTTATTCTTGTGTGTCTACAACTATCAGAGGGCTTGGTGCG GGTCCCCCTGATGAAATCCAAGTCCATCAGACAGAACATGGCAGAGGCTGGCGTTTTGGACAAGTATTTGCAGACACATAAGATCGACCTGTCCAGCAGATATAGAGGATATGCTGTTGTTACTGAGTCCATGTACTTTGAT ACATATTACTATGGGCCAATCAGCATCGGAACACCTCCTCAGAATTTTCTGGTTCTTTTTGATACTGGATCCTCAAATCTCTGGGTCCCATCTAGCTACTGTCAAAGTTCAGCCTGCA CAAACCACAATGTGTTTAAACCAAGTCAGTCCTCTACTTATTCCTCAAATGGACAGAAATTCACCATGGGCTATGGTGGTGGGAATGTAGCGAGCAGCGTCACTGGTCTGTTTGGATATGACACTGTTAGT ATCCAAGGAATTTCCATCACCAACCAGGAATTTGGATTGACAATCACAGAACCGACTTCAAACTTTTACTATTCTCCATTTGATGGCATTTTGGGGTTGGCTTATCCTGGCCTCTCTGTAGAAGGGGCTCAGACAGTGTTACAGGGAATGATGCAGGAGAACTTGCTAAATCCATCAATGTTCAGCATTTATCTGGGCAG CCAGTCAGGAGAAATTATTTTTGGAGGCGTGGACTCTAATCTTTACACTGGTCAGATCTACTGGGCTCCCCTTTCTCAGGAACTGTATTGGCAGGTTGCTCTTCAAGA GTTCTCCATCAATGGACAAGCTACTGGGTGGTGTAGCCAAGGTTGTCAGGCCATTGTAGACACTGGAACCACACAGCTCAATATCCCCCAGACATACTTGACAAAGCTGCTGCCATACCTTGGCATTCAGACCCAAAATGGAGGA tATTATGTTAACTGTAACAATCTACAGAACTTGCCAACCCTCAGCTTTACCATCAATGGAGTTTCCTTCCCCCTTCCCCCATCAGcctacataatacag GAGAATGGCTACTGTTACGCAAACTTCCTAAACCTCAGCCTTCCTGCTCAGAATGGACAACCTCTTTGGATTTTGGGAGATGTCTTCCTAAGACAGTATTATAGTGTCTTTGATTATGGAAACAACCAAATTGGATTTGCTTCATTAGCATAA
- the LOC594991 gene encoding pgc protein precursor — MKWVILAFVCLQISEGLIRVPLHKSKTIRETMKEKGVLKEFMKTHKREPAMKYKYNLKNDFAIAYEPMYMDAAYYGQISVGTPPQNFMVLFDTGSSNLWVASTYCQSGACQNHPLFNPSQSSTYTSKNQQFSITYGSGSLTGVFGYDTVTVQGLSITNQEIGLSINEPGTNFVYSSFEGIFGMAYPALAAGGATTPMQGMLQQNLLTYPIFSVYMSSQSGEVIFGGVDSSLYSGQIYWAPVTQELYWQIAIDEFSINGQATGWCSQGCQAMVDTGTSLLTVPQQFMGTFLQSLGAQQNQYGEYIVNCNNVQSLPPISFTINGVQFPIPPSAYILQNNGYCSVGVEVTYLPSQNGQPFWILGDVFLRQYYSVYDMGNNRVGFAQSA, encoded by the exons ATGAAGTGGGTGATCCTTGCTTTTGTTTGTCTGCAAATCTCAGAGGGACTGATCAG AGTCCCTCTCCATAAATCCAAAACTATTCGGGAGACGATGAAAGAAAAAGGAGTCCTTAAAGAGTTTATGAAAACACACAAGAGAGAACCAGCCATGAAATATAAATACAACTTAAAAAATGACTTTGCTATCGCCTATGAGCCCATGTACATGGAT GCTGCCTACTACGGACAGATCAGTGTTGGGACCCCTCCACAAAACTTCATGGTTCTTTTTGATACTGGGTCATCAAACTTGTGGGTAGCATCCACATACTGCCAGAGTGGGGCTTGCC AGAATCATCCACTGTTCAACCCGAGCCAGTCCTCCACTTACACCTCTAAAAACCAACAATTCTCAATAACCTATGGCAGCGGGAGCCTTACTGGTGTATTCGGCTATGACACTGTGACA GTACAAGGGCTGAGCATCACAAATCAGGAAATAGGCCTAAGTATAAATGAACCTGGCACCAACTTTGTATATTCTAGCTTTGAGGGAATCTTTGGCATGGCTTACCCTGCCCTAGCAGCAGGAGGTGCTACTACTCCAATGCAGGGTATGCTGCAACAAAATCTTCTTACCTACCCAATCTTCAGTGTCTATATGAGCAG CCAGTCTGGAGAGGTGATCTTTGGTGGAGTTGATAGCAGCCTGTATAGCGGTCAGATATACTGGGCCCCTGTTACCCAAGAGTTGTACTGGCAAATAGCAATTGATGA ATTTTCAATCAATGGGCAAGCAACAGGATGGTGCAGCCAGGGATGCCAGGCCATGGTGGATACTGGTACCTCCCTGCTTACAGTACCACAACAGTTTATGGGGACATTCCTTCAGTCCTTGGGAGCTCAACAAAACCAGTATGGAGAG TACATTGTGAACTGTAACAATGTGCAGAGCCTGCCTCCCATCAGCTTTACCATCAATGGTGTGCAGTTTCCAATTCCTCCTTCTGCCTATATTCTCCAG AATAATGGCTACTGCTCTGTTGGGGTAGAGGTGACTTATTTGCCATCCCAAAATGGTCAACCATTCTGGATACTTGGAGACGTCTTCCTTAGGCAGTATTACTCTGTCTACGATATGGGCAACAACAGGGTTGGATTTGCACAGTCAGCATAA